The following are from one region of the Chitinivibrionales bacterium genome:
- a CDS encoding DUF362 domain-containing protein — MPTDLMIQQKQSREICRRALFRKRTGRKNKTICPKVLFRIKKVKIEQKEVTMLRSRRSFLRTAATAGTGVALQGTSPLFAAETAGGKSEVYVGKGKASEIITKIVDSMGGMGHYIKKGARVVIKPNMSFSNPPDWGTTTSPEAVRTVAQLCLDAGASKVLVCDNVLREVEACKSKTGIADAVKDMKGVVVFVPKQESMYVEKKSEKAKQLTRIKVLKELGRADVFISLPAAKSHSAAGVSLGLKGMMGLVYNRSAYHREMDLHTAIAEQLYYMKPTLSIIDATRALLDNGPGGPGKVVKLDTFVGGLDPVAVDSYAVTLASWYGKQFEGTNVKYLKIASELGFGNVASDSIKEIAV; from the coding sequence ATGCCTACGGATCTGATGATTCAACAAAAACAGAGTCGGGAGATCTGCCGGAGGGCTTTATTTCGGAAGAGAACAGGACGGAAAAACAAAACGATTTGCCCGAAGGTTTTATTCAGGATTAAAAAGGTAAAAATTGAGCAAAAGGAGGTTACGATGCTGCGTTCACGAAGGTCATTTTTAAGAACCGCTGCAACCGCAGGCACCGGAGTAGCCCTGCAGGGGACATCACCGCTCTTTGCCGCAGAAACTGCAGGCGGCAAAAGTGAAGTTTATGTCGGCAAAGGAAAAGCATCGGAAATAATTACGAAAATTGTCGATTCGATGGGAGGTATGGGACACTATATAAAAAAAGGCGCGCGGGTGGTTATCAAACCGAACATGAGTTTTTCCAATCCTCCCGACTGGGGAACGACTACTTCGCCCGAGGCCGTGCGAACCGTTGCCCAATTGTGTCTTGATGCCGGAGCATCAAAAGTACTCGTATGCGATAATGTTCTCCGGGAGGTTGAAGCATGTAAGAGCAAAACCGGTATTGCCGATGCGGTTAAGGACATGAAAGGGGTCGTTGTTTTTGTTCCAAAACAGGAAAGCATGTATGTGGAGAAGAAATCAGAAAAGGCAAAACAGCTCACCCGTATAAAAGTATTAAAGGAGCTTGGGCGTGCCGATGTGTTTATCTCCCTTCCTGCAGCAAAGTCACACAGTGCTGCGGGAGTATCACTCGGACTCAAGGGAATGATGGGACTTGTGTATAACCGGAGCGCTTATCATCGGGAAATGGACCTTCACACGGCAATAGCCGAGCAGTTGTATTATATGAAACCGACACTGAGCATTATCGATGCTACCCGGGCGCTCCTTGATAACGGACCGGGTGGTCCCGGCAAGGTAGTCAAACTCGATACTTTTGTTGGAGGACTCGATCCTGTTGCTGTCGACAGCTATGCCGTAACGCTCGCATCGTGGTATGGAAAGCAGTTTGAAGGCACAAATGTAAAATATCTTAAAATCGCGAGCGAACTCGGGTTCGGGAATGTCGCGTCGGATTCGATTAAAGAAATCGCTGTATAG
- a CDS encoding cyclic nucleotide-binding domain-containing protein, with product MQPKTKICKTDTILFHENDHSRELYIIQSGRLKVFRMICGKVVELAVLEKGAVLGEMALIDGKPRSASVKAIEDSTVVVIDAETFHKKIAGVPSWFMSIIRMTSMKIRRVNSRLQRLYGSNLGANIVLSLNYMFVHKGKMSGGNPGKCLNLSQTRRELIQLLGSTYQRITKTIEFLQEKGFVDITDNNLYQSDPAEMEKYCSFLRLLIRKGFENCSELSPGTQKLVVEVVQTDELPADSQDKRTELSGEALWPIVADAGLQDTCMEKIRELKEANLLTFQKDSKTEKSANMLDGYMFSLNTALWNRYFHLIKYRDMIPLL from the coding sequence ATGCAACCGAAAACAAAAATCTGCAAAACCGACACCATACTATTTCACGAAAATGATCATTCCCGGGAACTTTACATCATACAGTCGGGCAGGTTGAAGGTTTTTCGGATGATATGCGGCAAAGTTGTTGAGCTGGCGGTGCTTGAGAAAGGTGCCGTTCTTGGGGAGATGGCGCTTATTGACGGCAAACCGCGGAGTGCATCCGTGAAGGCCATTGAGGACAGCACGGTGGTTGTAATCGACGCCGAGACGTTTCATAAAAAGATCGCCGGTGTTCCTTCCTGGTTTATGTCCATTATCCGCATGACCAGCATGAAAATTCGCCGGGTCAATTCACGATTGCAGCGGCTGTATGGAAGTAACCTGGGGGCGAATATTGTGCTGAGTCTCAATTATATGTTTGTCCACAAAGGAAAAATGTCAGGCGGTAATCCCGGGAAGTGCCTGAATCTGTCCCAGACTCGCAGAGAGTTGATCCAGCTTCTCGGGTCAACTTATCAGCGCATAACAAAAACAATCGAATTTTTGCAAGAGAAAGGTTTTGTCGATATTACCGATAACAACCTGTATCAGTCGGATCCTGCAGAAATGGAAAAATACTGTTCCTTTCTCAGACTGTTGATTCGAAAAGGATTCGAAAACTGCAGCGAATTGTCACCCGGTACCCAAAAGCTTGTTGTTGAAGTTGTGCAGACTGATGAATTACCGGCTGATTCTCAGGATAAACGAACCGAGCTTTCCGGAGAGGCTCTCTGGCCAATCGTCGCAGATGCCGGTTTGCAGGATACATGTATGGAAAAAATCAGGGAATTAAAAGAAGCAAATCTCCTGACTTTCCAAAAGGATAGTAAAACCGAAAAGAGTGCCAACATGCTTGACGGCTATATGTTTTCACTTAATACTGCATTATGGAATCGCTATTTTCACCTTATCAAATATCGGGATATGATACCGCTCCTATGA
- the hisF gene encoding imidazole glycerol phosphate synthase subunit HisF, with product MLSKRLIACLDVRDGKLAKSIKFVNTQDIGDPVTSARKYYEEGLDELVFYDITASSDKRDIMIDVVGKVASQVFIPFSVGGGLRSVEDGRKVLLAGAEKVNYNTAAVYNPPLLTEASKTFGAQCVVLSMDVRGVEKSDTIPSGYEIVVHGGRTPMNIDALEWAKKGEELGAGELVVNSIDADGTKTGYELNLTRTIAESVNIPVIASGGGGKPEHLYDVLTEGKADAALVASILHYGEYSIREIKEYLSGRGIKMRMTF from the coding sequence ATGTTAAGTAAGCGATTGATTGCTTGCCTGGATGTTCGTGACGGCAAGCTTGCAAAAAGCATCAAGTTTGTCAATACACAGGATATTGGCGATCCGGTGACATCGGCGAGGAAATATTACGAAGAGGGGCTTGATGAGCTGGTGTTTTACGATATTACCGCATCAAGCGACAAGCGTGACATTATGATCGATGTTGTCGGGAAGGTGGCGTCGCAGGTTTTTATCCCCTTCTCCGTAGGCGGCGGCCTTCGTTCTGTTGAGGATGGCCGTAAAGTGCTTCTTGCCGGCGCAGAAAAGGTAAATTATAATACTGCAGCGGTATACAATCCTCCCCTACTCACCGAAGCTTCGAAAACCTTTGGTGCTCAGTGCGTGGTTCTCTCCATGGATGTTCGCGGAGTGGAAAAATCCGATACAATCCCCTCCGGCTACGAAATTGTGGTTCACGGCGGCCGGACTCCCATGAATATCGATGCCCTGGAGTGGGCAAAGAAAGGTGAAGAACTCGGTGCCGGAGAACTCGTTGTCAATTCTATTGATGCCGACGGTACAAAAACCGGTTACGAATTGAATCTGACGCGTACGATTGCCGAAAGTGTCAACATTCCGGTCATTGCCTCAGGGGGTGGCGGAAAACCCGAACATCTCTATGATGTTCTCACCGAAGGCAAAGCCGATGCTGCGCTGGTAGCCTCAATTCTCCACTATGGCGAGTATTCGATCCGGGAAATCAAGGAGTATCTTTCCGGTCGGGGAATCAAGATGCGGATGACTTTTTAG
- a CDS encoding flagellar basal body rod protein gives MNVSSSLSGIQTSITRHDITAHDVANVNTPGFKQRTAHQAETSPRGVRISRITHTPDSSAASSNTSLIEESKEQIQNKNTLSANTSVLKVKDRMIGELLDIFG, from the coding sequence ATGAACGTTTCTTCCTCATTATCGGGTATCCAGACAAGCATTACCCGTCATGATATCACCGCTCATGATGTAGCTAATGTCAACACACCTGGATTTAAGCAGCGCACAGCTCACCAGGCGGAAACCAGTCCCCGGGGAGTGCGGATAAGCCGCATCACTCATACCCCGGATTCTTCTGCAGCATCTTCAAACACAAGCCTTATCGAAGAATCGAAAGAACAGATACAGAATAAAAACACACTTTCAGCAAACACAAGCGTACTGAAAGTAAAGGACCGAATGATCGGCGAATTACTGGATATATTCGGCTAA
- the hisH gene encoding imidazole glycerol phosphate synthase subunit HisH, translated as MMVAIIDYDAGNLTSVKRALNFLGIPNTITPRRDEILDAEKIIFPGVGHAEASMQILKERRLDTALREAFIQGTPILGICLGTQIILSHSDEGDTPCLGLIEGNCPRFDLKEASLKIPHMGWDGITIKKQHPLLSHVADGDEFYFVHSYYPLPSKEENVIAVCDYETVFPAAIGDKNLFATQFHPEKSGRVGLELLKNFCSWDGGI; from the coding sequence ATAATGGTAGCGATAATCGATTATGATGCTGGCAATTTAACCTCGGTAAAACGGGCGCTGAATTTCCTGGGTATTCCAAATACAATCACTCCCCGCAGAGATGAGATCCTTGATGCGGAAAAAATCATTTTCCCCGGCGTTGGCCATGCGGAAGCATCGATGCAAATCCTTAAGGAGCGGAGGCTCGATACCGCACTTCGGGAAGCTTTTATACAGGGGACGCCAATACTCGGCATTTGCCTGGGGACGCAGATTATTCTTTCGCATTCCGATGAAGGCGACACTCCATGTCTGGGCCTCATCGAGGGCAATTGTCCCCGGTTCGATCTAAAGGAAGCCTCACTGAAAATCCCCCATATGGGGTGGGACGGTATTACAATTAAAAAACAGCACCCACTGTTGAGTCATGTTGCTGATGGAGATGAGTTTTATTTCGTTCATTCCTATTATCCGCTGCCGTCCAAAGAAGAGAATGTAATTGCGGTATGCGATTATGAGACTGTTTTTCCTGCGGCCATCGGCGACAAAAATCTGTTTGCCACCCAATTTCACCCGGAAAAAAGCGGCAGAGTCGGATTGGAGCTGCTGAAAAATTTCTGCAGCTGGGACGGCGGGATTTGA
- a CDS encoding HAD-IA family hydrolase gives MHSVAFGISTINTFVTLIYCGYMKSYNYYLFDVDGTLIDTRELIYQCFKYTGKRFAGKAVPRELVEQHIGIPLRNQMELYFGPLSDERYMFISREHMRYQLEIYRDYLSAFPGVSNTLSELKSAGKKLAVVTSRRKNTLGLYLRETGLHDFFSVIITPESTERHKPDPEPAQKALSLLAGTAYNAVFIGDSIYDIECGARAGMDTAYVRWNGVTPQFERYKPTYIIEEMEELTAK, from the coding sequence ATGCATTCCGTGGCTTTTGGCATTTCTACAATAAATACTTTTGTTACTCTAATTTATTGCGGGTATATGAAATCGTATAATTATTATCTGTTTGATGTTGACGGCACATTAATTGATACCAGAGAGCTGATCTATCAATGCTTTAAGTACACCGGAAAGAGATTTGCCGGCAAGGCGGTTCCTCGCGAACTGGTGGAACAACATATCGGAATACCGCTTCGTAATCAGATGGAGCTTTATTTCGGTCCCCTGTCGGATGAGCGCTATATGTTCATCTCCAGGGAACATATGAGATATCAACTGGAAATATACCGTGATTATCTCTCTGCATTTCCCGGTGTATCAAACACATTGTCGGAACTGAAATCTGCAGGAAAAAAGTTAGCCGTCGTAACCTCCCGGCGGAAGAATACTCTCGGTCTTTATTTAAGGGAAACAGGACTTCACGATTTTTTTTCGGTTATAATCACTCCCGAATCTACCGAACGTCATAAGCCTGATCCCGAACCTGCACAGAAGGCACTTTCACTTCTTGCAGGGACAGCCTACAACGCGGTGTTTATCGGTGATTCAATCTACGATATTGAATGCGGCGCCCGGGCGGGAATGGACACTGCTTATGTACGTTGGAATGGTGTAACCCCTCAGTTTGAGCGGTATAAACCAACGTATATCATCGAAGAAATGGAAGAATTAACAGCAAAATAG
- a CDS encoding 4Fe-4S binding protein, with amino-acid sequence MSRLRKIRIVSQLFFLILFVSLFFFANTYPAAYTWQSEWFLRLNPLVGILTTISARSVFLRLVILSGVILVLSLLFGRFFCGFVCPLGAAIDGSDRYVFNKMRMRKSPPPRALQRVKYFILIALFFMALFGVLFPLFMDPISLFTRIFTLVVYPFEALVRADGRQYLQPLFRVIGADELAYATVKIPLFYGGVGALILGAIVFGGGFLDKRFWCQYICPSGALFGILSRFALFRRTTDTRACNSCKACAGKCPTRAINKERPEETSVAECIVCGLCTEVRKGCTDFRFSAPSLATTTGPDVARRHVVAGVLGGAVMVPLLRADAFTKRDNTGRLIRPPGAVPEDLFGSRCIACGECMKVCPTNALQPCILNDGFSRLYTPKLVPRIGACEEKCYSCGHVCPTGAIRELSYEQKRFVKIGTAVIDRRRCLAWEQNKECLVCDEVCPYNAITPKYVRTTTGMFKVPVVNEDLCLGCGFCEQHCPIFDKAAIVVYKFGENRRESGTYISKWQKESIVEQRRRSDDELKHAYGSDDSTKTESGDLPEGFISEENRTEKQNDLPEGFIQD; translated from the coding sequence ATGTCCCGTCTTCGAAAAATCAGAATAGTCTCCCAGCTTTTTTTCCTGATTCTTTTTGTTTCCCTCTTTTTTTTCGCCAACACCTATCCCGCAGCCTATACCTGGCAAAGTGAATGGTTTTTACGCCTGAATCCACTCGTCGGTATCCTTACTACAATTTCGGCACGATCTGTTTTTCTCAGGCTTGTCATACTTTCAGGAGTTATCCTTGTACTGTCGCTTCTGTTTGGACGGTTCTTTTGCGGATTTGTCTGTCCTCTTGGAGCTGCTATCGATGGTTCCGATCGTTATGTATTCAACAAAATGAGGATGCGAAAAAGCCCCCCTCCCCGCGCTCTTCAGAGGGTAAAGTATTTCATTCTTATCGCGCTGTTTTTCATGGCTTTGTTTGGTGTTCTTTTTCCTCTTTTTATGGATCCAATTTCTTTGTTTACCCGTATTTTTACCCTGGTTGTCTATCCCTTCGAGGCATTAGTGCGTGCAGACGGTCGCCAGTATCTTCAGCCCCTTTTTCGGGTTATTGGAGCCGACGAACTCGCCTATGCAACGGTTAAAATACCCTTGTTCTACGGCGGTGTGGGGGCGCTCATTTTGGGCGCTATTGTTTTTGGCGGGGGATTTTTAGATAAACGATTCTGGTGTCAGTATATTTGCCCGAGTGGGGCGCTGTTTGGAATTTTAAGTCGTTTTGCTCTTTTCCGAAGGACCACCGATACACGCGCATGTAATTCCTGCAAAGCCTGCGCCGGAAAATGTCCAACTCGGGCCATCAATAAGGAGCGTCCGGAAGAAACATCGGTTGCAGAATGCATTGTCTGTGGATTATGCACCGAAGTCAGGAAAGGGTGTACAGATTTTCGCTTTTCCGCTCCTTCGCTGGCCACAACGACCGGACCTGATGTTGCCCGCCGCCATGTTGTGGCGGGAGTTCTGGGCGGTGCAGTGATGGTTCCCTTGCTCCGGGCCGATGCATTTACCAAAAGAGACAACACCGGCCGCCTGATCCGTCCGCCGGGAGCTGTTCCGGAAGACCTCTTCGGTTCCCGGTGCATCGCCTGTGGCGAATGTATGAAGGTCTGTCCTACCAATGCTTTGCAGCCATGCATACTGAATGACGGTTTCAGCAGATTATATACCCCCAAGCTTGTTCCAAGGATCGGAGCGTGTGAAGAGAAATGCTACTCCTGCGGCCATGTCTGCCCGACCGGCGCAATACGGGAATTATCCTATGAACAGAAGCGGTTTGTTAAAATCGGCACCGCGGTAATCGACCGCCGCCGATGTTTAGCCTGGGAACAGAATAAAGAATGCCTTGTCTGTGATGAGGTCTGTCCCTATAATGCTATTACCCCAAAATATGTCCGGACCACCACCGGCATGTTTAAAGTTCCCGTCGTGAATGAAGATCTTTGTCTGGGGTGCGGTTTTTGCGAACAGCATTGTCCGATTTTCGATAAGGCCGCAATAGTCGTTTATAAATTTGGAGAAAACAGGCGGGAATCGGGAACATACATCAGTAAGTGGCAAAAGGAATCGATTGTCGAGCAAAGGCGTAGGTCAGATGATGAACTGAAACATGCCTACGGATCTGATGATTCAACAAAAACAGAGTCGGGAGATCTGCCGGAGGGCTTTATTTCGGAAGAGAACAGGACGGAAAAACAAAACGATTTGCCCGAAGGTTTTATTCAGGATTAA